The region GCTTGTATTCAATAGATGCACTTTTGTTGAATTGGTTGCGTTAAATCACTATCAAACATACAGTAAAATATATTACTTAAATCTGTTCTTCATTCTAACTTCCAAACCTTAAATAAAAACATAAGTTTAAAAAACCTTTGTAAAAAGTGCATTTGCAAACTAAGGGGAAAGTAAAGGGAGTAAGCAAGAGGGTAACGGGCAGAGCCCGTTACATATTTATATACCACTCATTTTTAGATACTTATAATCAACATCAAACCAATTAATTAGTAGATTTGCGACAATTGGCTTGGAAAGCCGCATAAACAGGCTCAAATTTGCGACAATTTCATAGAATGTTATGTAAAAATAGATGCTTCTAGCCAGGTGGAAATGAAGGAAATTTGTATTGTAATCTGTTTTTATTATTCCGTTTTGCAATTTTCATATGGCTGTAATTGCAAGCTCTCTTTTCTTGTTATTCAATTTTATTTTCCGATAGAAGTCGAACAATTATTCTGGTTGTTTAATCTTCACTAAGTCCAATTTTTCTTCGACGTCTATTTCATTGAGTTGTCTATTATTTTTAACCAATGATGGCAGTACTATTACAATCAGTATAGGGATTACAGCAACTTTAGCCGTTTCAGTATTTTGCAATTATATTCTTTCTTTGGCAGTATAATTATTTACTTCAAACTATCGATTATCATAACACACTACCTGCAGTTGGAATTCAATTTTTAAGTATTGTCTGGAAACTTAATTCAAAAAGTTTAAGAAAAACAAAAAATTCTATTGGAAAAATAAAAAAAATATATATTATTGCACTGTATTAGTATACTGGTACAGTAAAACAATAAAAATGATCAATATTCACTCTTTAGAATTTTCACATTTAAAACGTGAAAAATTATTTCAAAATCTCAACTTCAGACTTGAGCCAGGTAGTATCACGGGTCTCTTAGGGAAAAATGGTGCAGGCAAAACAAGTTTGTTGAAATTAGTTGCGGGTATGCTTTTTCCTAGAAATGGGGAAATTGAAGTGCTTGGGCACAAACCAAAAAAACGGCAACCCGGTTTTTTGGAAATGGTGTATTATCTTCCGGAAGAATTTTTTCTACCTAATACCTCTATAAAAAATTATATAAAGGCAAATTCTGGTTTCTATCCCAGTTTTGATCACGAATTAATGAAACATCAATTGCAGAAATTTGAAATACCAATGGGAAACCGTTTGGACAAAATGTCTTACGGTCAGAAAAAAAAGTTTTTGATCTCCTTTTCCCTGGCTACCAAATGTAAACTGCTAATTCTTGATGAACCAACCAACGGACTTGATATTCCGTCTAAAACAATCTTTAGGAAGTTACTGGCAGGGGCTTTGGCCGACGATCAACTGGTTCTAATTTCCACCCACCAAATCAAAGATGTGGAAAACCTAATTGATCGCATTATGGTATTGAGTAACGGAGAGATCGTACTTGACCAGGAAATCCTGGATATTTCAGATAAATTTAGGTTCACCACGATGCCGGACCTAACTTCAAAAGACATAATTTATCATGAAACCAGCCCAGGCGGTTATAGGGTGATTTTGCCGGGTGCCGGTAATAGTTCACAGGTAGACATGGAGCTATTGTTTAACGCAATTACAAAAGGCATCAAATTATTTTAATTATGAAACAAAGTTCTATATTCAGTGGTAAACGGTTTTTAAGTCTTCTTAGGCAACACCTTCTTCACAATTACATGGCCCTGTTACTAGGCGTACTTGTTGGTTTTGGCATTTCTTTTCTGGTGATTGCCTTTCTGCAATTTGTAAGTGGGACCAACCAAAGCAATAACAGTGTATTTTTAATTATCCTAATTTTTGGTTATGCTATTCTTGGTGGCTTTTATATTAGCTCAGCCTTTTCTTCGTTCCGAAATAAAGAAAAAGCCCAATCCTACCTAATGATTCCTGGATCTACAGTGGAAAAATTTCTGGTGGAATTTATTTTCTACCCTTTGCTCTTTCTGATTGCATTTCCACTGCTTTATATTTTAGCCTATCAAATGAGTTCAGCTTTCATATCTATGATAAGATTTGATTTTATCCCCTTTGATCTTTTAGGTGAACTCAATGAGGTTTTAGTTTTTAAAGATTATAGTTTTGAAAATGGGGTGATGACCCATACTGAGAATGTAAACTCTTGGCTTCTATGGGCATCTATAAGTTTTTCTTTGGCAATGGCATTTTTTTTAGGCGCCACTTCTTTTAAAAGATATGTGTTTTTAAAAACACTTTTGGCTTTGGTCGTATACATTGGAATTTGTGTGTGGATTTTCTATTTCCTGATGAACGAATTGGAGTGGGGCCATTATCAAATATCTTCCCAAGACAGTTATTTGGCACCTCTTGGTACCGGCACGCGTACGCAAACTGCTGTGAATTATTTTAGCCTTTGTGCTTTTTGCTGGGGACTCATACTTAGTGTAATATCGTTTTTAAAATTGAAAGAAAAGGAGGTGTAGAATGGAATTTAAAAACAATCAAAGTATTTATATCCAAATAGCTGATAATCTATCGGACAAAATAATTAATGAAGAATATAAACCTGGTGATAAAATACCCTCTGTGCGCGAACTGGCCGCAGAAGTGGGCGTAAATCCAAATACCATTATGAGAACCTATACCGAATTACAATCAAAAGGAATCATAGAAAACAAACGAGGGATCGGTTATTTCGTAACCGATATCGCTCCTGAATCTATCATGAAAGAAAGAAAGAACCTATTTTTTGAAAAGATATTGCCTCAGTTTATCAAAGAGGCTTCCCAATTGGGTATTACCCCCGAAGAACTTAAAAAACATTTAGACCTCTAACTCTTAGATCAATAGAATATGAAACTCAGTAACATTATACTAACCATATTTGCTATTTTATTCATCATTTATGTATTCGGAATTGCTGCGGAAATCCGCTTCAGGGGTGAAGAAAGGGCCATGTTTGTGAATCACACCGGTCAGCAGTTGCAGGACGGGTGTACTTCCAACTTCAGAAAAGACATTCCACTTCCAACATTCAAGATCTTAAAAATAAAAAAAATAAGTGAAGTTGGTCGTATTACCTTTAGCGTAAATGCACGCAATACATTTTCAGTATTTGCAGAAAATAAAATTGAATTGCCAGACCTGGAGTACCATGTCTCTGGAGATACTCTTATTATTGACCGAATGTACAAACAGGGACTTTGCAATGAATTTAGAATAGAATTGGGCGATTCCAATACCCAAATTATTGCTGACACTATGACAATAAATTTATCCAGTAAATTGGATAGTATAAAAACAATAGATGTAAAAGGTTCTCATACGTCCTTTAATTTGCAGAGCACGAACCCAAATTTAATAGCTATTGACACTCTTCGGGTCGATTTGACAAATAATTCTTCTATTAATTCACATTCCACAGTTTCGGTCCAACATATGGCGGGAGGGGTTCATAACAATTCAAGAATAGAGCTATGGAATTCCCAAGTGGAATCGGCCAATGTCAAGATCGGCAAACAATCTGGAATTACAATAGATGCCAAGCATTATAGCAACCCAGACTCGTCTGTTCAATTAATTTATCAGAAGACCAAACCGTAAGATAAGAGACAGAAGCTTTATAAAGGTCTAGTTAATAAGAATATTCAATCTAATTATAAATAGCTACTAATTGAAGAGTGAAAATCTCTATGTAACATCCCGAGGCTAGACTAAGGGGGATAGCAAGAGGGTGACACGCTACGCGATGTCACTAAACCATAAAAATCTCATTTTCAAAATATTAAGTTGTAATACTTTTTTATAATTCATCAAATTTGCGTCATATGGGCTGGGAAGCTGTATAAACAGGTAGGAATTTACGACAAATCGTAAAAAATGAGAGGAGATAATAGAAATTTTAAGATTGTTGTAAATTGAATTACATTCCCTGTGGAAGAATACTTTTCTTAAATTACCGTTCGCCACTTTTACTTCCATTCTGCAAAAACTACATTTCAGCAAAAGAGGTTCATAACTAATTGTCTTGGACACGAGCCAATAAATTTTAATGGATGGATAGTTCAGAAATTATCTTCTAAAACATCTGCAATGGTACTTTTTGATTGCCTAAATAGCAACTATTTTTCTTTTGTATTATAAAGTATTCCTTAAGGTGTCTAATTAATAAAAACTTCGATTTTGACCTTAATCAATTTTTTCACTATGTATTTATCATAAATTTGGTCTTATAGAAATTAGATTATTTTCAATAGGATGATGCTCGCAGACTTAATCCGTAAATTAACGGAAATTAACGGAAAGGAACTTGATAAAATTCTTTCCTATTTCAAACCCTATATAGCTACAAAAGATAAGTTGTTGCTTAAAGAAAAGGCTGTTGCCGGTAAAATTTTTTTTATTAATAAAGGTTGCCTCCGATTATATTATGGTGATAATAATTACAATACAACTACTCGATTCATGGCTTTTGAGCATACATTTTTAACCTCAATCGTCAGTTTTATTTCAAGAGAGCCTTCGCCGGAGTATATAGAAGCTGTAGAGACTTCGGAACTACTGGTGATCACTTATAAGGATTTTTTTTATTTAAGAAATACGATACCGGAATGGAATAAAATGTATATCTATATTCTTGAATATGGACTAACCGTAATAAACTTTAAACTAAGTAGTTTGTTAACTCAAAATGCTACCGAACGGTATCGTAGTCTGCTTAAAGATAACCCTGAACTCACACAAAGATTATCCAACACCAATCTTGCAGCTTATTTGAATATTTCTCCGGAAACCCTCAGTAGGCTAAAATCTCATATTTAGTAGATAAAATGAATTTTAAATTGTAATCATGACAAAAATAATCAATAAATATTCCCTTGTATTAACGCAGGATGAAACCCTTCCTGGGGCAAAAGCTATGTATTATGCAATTGGATTTAAAAATGAAGATTTTGACAAAGCGCAGGTTGGTATTGCTAGTATGGGCTGGGACGGAAATCCTTGTAACATGAATCTGAACAACTTTGCCACCATCGTGCGTGATAATATCAATCAGATAGACGGCCTGTTGGGTCTACGTTTTTACGCAACTGGTGTAAGCGATGGAATTAGTATGGGTACACCTGGAATGCGTTATAGTTTAGTAAGTCGTGATCTTATTGCAGACAGTATAGAAACAAATGCGGGGGCTCAATATTATGATGCTCTCATTACCATACCAGGTTGTGATAAAAATTTGCCTGGCTCAATCATAGCTATGGGGAGGCTCAATCGTCCTAGTATCATGTTATATGGGGGCGCAATTGCTCCCGGCCGCTATAAAGGGGAAGATATTAACCTGGTAAACACTTTTGAGGCCTGGGGTGAAAAAGTTTCAGGTAAAATTAGTGAGAAAGACTTTAAAAGTATTGTCCGTCATGCGTGCCCTGGAGCAGGCGCTTGTGGAGGGATGTATACCGCGAATACAATGGCGAGTGCTATTGAGGCCTTGGGTATGAGCCTACCGTATTCCTCATCTAATCCAGCAGTAGGTCAGGATAAAAAGAATGAATGTGCAACTATAGGAAATGCAATTAAACTATTATTGGAAAAGGATATTAAACCTCGAGATATTATGACCCGCAAAGCTTTTGAAAACGCAATTACTTTGATTATTGCACTCGGTGGCAGTACAAATGCTGTACTGCATTTAATCGCAATGGCTAAAAGTGTTCAAGTTCCACTCAGTATTAATGATTTTCAGGAAATGAGCAACAGAGTGCCGGTATTGGCAGACTTTAAACCGAGCGGTAAATATCTTATGGCAGATTTGCATAAACATGGAGGTGTTCCGGCAGTTATGAAATATTTATTTAACAATAAGCTGTTGCACGGCGATTGTCTAACAGTTACTGGTAAAACCATTAAAGAAAATTTAGAAAATATTCCTAATCTTGATTTCAATACTCAAAAAATCGTGATGCCGCTAGAAAGCCCCATCAAACCTAATGGACATTTGCAGATATTATATGGTAATCTAGCCGATCAGGGCAGTGTTGCCAAAATAAGTGGAAAGGAAGGTGAACGATTTACAGGAACGGCACGTGTTTTTGATAATGAAGAAGAATTTAGCAAGGGGATTAGTGCAGGTAAGGTAAAGCGTGGTGATGTCGTCGTCATCCGTTATATCGGGCCAAAAGGAGGTCCAGGTATGCCTGAAATGTTAAAACCAACTGGAGCTATAATTGGCGCAGGACTAGGAAAAACTGTGGCACTAATTACTGACGGAAGATTCAGTGGTGGGACACATGGTTTTGTAGTGGGACACATTAGCCCGGAAGCTTTTGAAGGAGGATTAATTGCGCTTGTTGAAGATAACGATTTGATAGAAATAGATGCAGTCAATAATACGCTAAACCTACAGGTTTGTGATGAAGTGATTGAAAAACGTCGAAAAAATTGGATAAAGCCTCAAATGAAAGTTTTTAACGGTGTTTTATTTAAGTATGCACAGTCTGTGAGAAATGCCTCCGAAGGATGTGTTACAGATGAATATGTTCAAGAGTTTTAGTTTATCTCACTTTACTTTTAAACCATTTTTTACAAGAATTAATTTAATTTTGCCCATCAATATTTCAGTTTTTCTTTATAAGCCTTCTTACACAACCTTACCTTTTGGTGCCAAAGAAACAAGCTTTGAAATTAACCGGAGCACATAAACCGCTATGCTATTTATAGCTCCTCTATAATTTCAAAGCTTGAAAATGATCAGAGGGTGTAATCTCAAGTCTGTCTAGACTTTGAAAATTAAATTAAAATTTTTAGACTAGATTATGACACAAGAAGAGATTAAGGAATTAAAGGAAAAAGCATTAAAACAATTTTTATCAGGAGAATCCCTAACCGGCAAAAACGGCGCTTTTGCTCCAATGCTTAGGGAGTTTATGGAAGAGGCCCTGGAAGCAGAAATGTCTTCGCACCTTTCCGATGAAGAAAAAGGCTCAAAAGCAGGTAATAAGCGTAATGGCAAAGGCAAAAAGACCCTAAAGAGCAGCCAAGGGGACGTCACCATTAACACGCCCCAGGATCGTAACAGTACCTTTGAGCCGGAGATCGTAGCGAAACGCCAGCGTATCCTGGCCGATAATTTAGAAAAGCAGATTATAGGCATGTACGGGATGGGCAATAGCCTGCGGGATATCTCAGCTCATATAGAGGAAATGTATGATTCCAAGATATCCACACACGTTCTAAGTGATATTACGGACCGGGTGATTCCCAAGGTTAAGGAATGGCAGGATCGCCCCTTGGAGCCGGTATATTGCATCCTATGGCTCGACGCGATGCACTTCAAGGTACGCGAAGAAGGCAAAGTAAAGCACAAGGCCTTGTATAATATTTTAGGAATAAATAAAGCTGGAAGAAAGGAAGTGCTGGGTATGTATATCTCGGAAAGTGAAGGGGCCAATTTTTGGCTTCAGGTGCTGACCCAATTAAACAACCGTGGCTTAAAAGATATTCTGATTGCCTGTACGGATAATCTTACGGGCTTTAGTGAAGCCATTCATTCTGTTTATCCCAAGACTGATATTCAGCTATGTATTGTCCACCAGATCCGCAATAGTATGAAGTATGTGGCCAGTAAGGATCAAAAAGATTTTATGAAAGACCTTAAACTGGTGTACAAGGCTGACACCAAAGACCAGGCTGAATCGGCTTTACTGGATCTGGAAGAAAAATGGGGCAAAAGATATCCCATAGTGATCCGTTCCTGGAATGATAACTGGGACCGATTGAGTGCTTATTTTGAATATACCGCACCCATTAGAAAACTCATATACACCACAAATGCCGTAGAGGCTTTTCACCGGCAGGTAAGAAAAGTAACCAAGACCAAAGGCGCTTTTACCAATGATATGGCACTATTGAAGCTGGTTTACCTAGCTACCAGAAGAATTGAAAAGAAATGGAACGCCCCACTGCAGAACTGGGGTTTGGTAGTTCAACAATTAGCTATTAAATTTGAAGGTCGGCTAGAGTTGGACTTAGCCACCAATGAAACGAAAAACTAAAATTTTCTTCTCCCGGGGGTACCCCCGGGAGAAGAAGCAGACAGAGTTGAGCTAACACTCCCCCATAGGAATTAAGGTTCTTATGGTTTATTTTATTTTTCCTCTAATCTCTCTTATAAATTACTATTTTTGTAATCTGTGCAAATAAAAAATCAAATACAAGCTTTATTCCTTCTTGGCGTTTTTATGCTGATGTCTTTTCATCAGGTTATACCTCACGCACATCACGAACATCAGGAAGAAAAGGAGGTTGCGCATCATCATCAATCAGATGAAGATCATGATCACCAGGATCAAAAAGATGAAAATAAGTCTGAAAGTTTTTTATCTTATTTATTAGCAAATCATTCTCATACCACTACTTCTAATGAAATTCTCGTTTTAAAAGAACATTCGGAAAATTTCAGTTTTCAAAAGACAGAAATTAAAAAGAAGAACGAAAAGGAATTTTATAATACAGGTTGGGTGCTAATCGATCTTGAAGCACAAAAGTTAAAATTTTACCATCCTCCACACCAATATTTTAACCCCTACTTATCCTTACTCTCCCTCCGAGGACCACCCCAATTAGTTTGATCATTATGTCTAGTCTCTGTTTTTAAACAGCAGGCAGACCTTTGTTATACAGATTAAACTAAAATCAAAAATTATGTACAGATATATAGTTTCCACTATTTGTGGGATCCTTATCTCTATTGGCTCTTTTGCCCAAAGTCCAGGCGTAAAGATTATTCTGGACGAAATAAGTCAGAATAACAGGCAACTCAAGGCTTATCAGTCATATATAGCCAGTAAGGACCTTGGAAACAAGACAGAGAATAACCTGCAGGATCCTCAGGTTTCAGCCTTTTATCTTCCCTTTGGAGAACATGAGACCGATGATTATTATGAATACCAGGTATCTCAGCGTTTCGAATTTCCCACGGTTTACAGTGCTCGAAATAAAAGGATAGAAAAGCAGAAAGAATTACTCGAATTTGAGTACAAAACCATCCGTCAGGAAGTACTTCTGATTGCTAAGAAACAGCTTCTGGAGTTGCAGATTTTGCAGAAGCGAAAAAAGCTAGAGCAGGAAAGAGTGGAGCAGGCTAAGCAGGTTTACGAACAGATCCAGCGGTTATTTAAGGCTGAACAGATAGGTATTCTGGAGCTGAATAAAGCCAAAGTGGCCTGGTTACAGGAGCAGTTTGAAATGGATCAGATTGAGATGGAAATCAAAAATACGTTCCTGGAGCTTCAAAAACTGAATGGCGGAAATGCTATTAATGAAGATCAGCTTTATTTAATGGAAGATAATGAACTGGCTTCAATGCAAACACTCTGGCAAGAAAAACTTTCTACAGATGCAGAGGTTCAGCAATTGAATGCTCGTGAAACACTGGCTGAGCAGCAGTTAAAACTGGAAAAGAATA is a window of Salegentibacter salegens DNA encoding:
- a CDS encoding ABC transporter ATP-binding protein codes for the protein MINIHSLEFSHLKREKLFQNLNFRLEPGSITGLLGKNGAGKTSLLKLVAGMLFPRNGEIEVLGHKPKKRQPGFLEMVYYLPEEFFLPNTSIKNYIKANSGFYPSFDHELMKHQLQKFEIPMGNRLDKMSYGQKKKFLISFSLATKCKLLILDEPTNGLDIPSKTIFRKLLAGALADDQLVLISTHQIKDVENLIDRIMVLSNGEIVLDQEILDISDKFRFTTMPDLTSKDIIYHETSPGGYRVILPGAGNSSQVDMELLFNAITKGIKLF
- a CDS encoding GntR family transcriptional regulator; the encoded protein is MEFKNNQSIYIQIADNLSDKIINEEYKPGDKIPSVRELAAEVGVNPNTIMRTYTELQSKGIIENKRGIGYFVTDIAPESIMKERKNLFFEKILPQFIKEASQLGITPEELKKHLDL
- a CDS encoding Crp/Fnr family transcriptional regulator is translated as MMLADLIRKLTEINGKELDKILSYFKPYIATKDKLLLKEKAVAGKIFFINKGCLRLYYGDNNYNTTTRFMAFEHTFLTSIVSFISREPSPEYIEAVETSELLVITYKDFFYLRNTIPEWNKMYIYILEYGLTVINFKLSSLLTQNATERYRSLLKDNPELTQRLSNTNLAAYLNISPETLSRLKSHI
- the ilvD gene encoding dihydroxy-acid dehydratase, producing MTKIINKYSLVLTQDETLPGAKAMYYAIGFKNEDFDKAQVGIASMGWDGNPCNMNLNNFATIVRDNINQIDGLLGLRFYATGVSDGISMGTPGMRYSLVSRDLIADSIETNAGAQYYDALITIPGCDKNLPGSIIAMGRLNRPSIMLYGGAIAPGRYKGEDINLVNTFEAWGEKVSGKISEKDFKSIVRHACPGAGACGGMYTANTMASAIEALGMSLPYSSSNPAVGQDKKNECATIGNAIKLLLEKDIKPRDIMTRKAFENAITLIIALGGSTNAVLHLIAMAKSVQVPLSINDFQEMSNRVPVLADFKPSGKYLMADLHKHGGVPAVMKYLFNNKLLHGDCLTVTGKTIKENLENIPNLDFNTQKIVMPLESPIKPNGHLQILYGNLADQGSVAKISGKEGERFTGTARVFDNEEEFSKGISAGKVKRGDVVVIRYIGPKGGPGMPEMLKPTGAIIGAGLGKTVALITDGRFSGGTHGFVVGHISPEAFEGGLIALVEDNDLIEIDAVNNTLNLQVCDEVIEKRRKNWIKPQMKVFNGVLFKYAQSVRNASEGCVTDEYVQEF
- a CDS encoding IS256 family transposase, which codes for MTQEEIKELKEKALKQFLSGESLTGKNGAFAPMLREFMEEALEAEMSSHLSDEEKGSKAGNKRNGKGKKTLKSSQGDVTINTPQDRNSTFEPEIVAKRQRILADNLEKQIIGMYGMGNSLRDISAHIEEMYDSKISTHVLSDITDRVIPKVKEWQDRPLEPVYCILWLDAMHFKVREEGKVKHKALYNILGINKAGRKEVLGMYISESEGANFWLQVLTQLNNRGLKDILIACTDNLTGFSEAIHSVYPKTDIQLCIVHQIRNSMKYVASKDQKDFMKDLKLVYKADTKDQAESALLDLEEKWGKRYPIVIRSWNDNWDRLSAYFEYTAPIRKLIYTTNAVEAFHRQVRKVTKTKGAFTNDMALLKLVYLATRRIEKKWNAPLQNWGLVVQQLAIKFEGRLELDLATNETKN
- a CDS encoding TolC family protein, whose translation is MYRYIVSTICGILISIGSFAQSPGVKIILDEISQNNRQLKAYQSYIASKDLGNKTENNLQDPQVSAFYLPFGEHETDDYYEYQVSQRFEFPTVYSARNKRIEKQKELLEFEYKTIRQEVLLIAKKQLLELQILQKRKKLEQERVEQAKQVYEQIQRLFKAEQIGILELNKAKVAWLQEQFEMDQIEMEIKNTFLELQKLNGGNAINEDQLYLMEDNELASMQTLWQEKLSTDAEVQQLNARETLAEQQLKLEKNKILPDLSIGYNYQGVNSSNYSGFLGGLSIPLWNSKNKVKAARANLEYSQANTGAETAELFTQFQEDYQQYQLLKRKFEEYEGTFKDLNSEELLFKAYKLGEFSFLDYYREVEFYRQAYNKKLEMEKELLQLKATLLKHQL